One part of the Marinobacter sp. M3C genome encodes these proteins:
- a CDS encoding NADPH-dependent 2,4-dienoyl-CoA reductase: MTATNVNAAATPGLSKYPHLLEPLDLGFTKLRNRALMGSMHTGLEEAKNGFERLAAFYSERARGGVALIVTGGIAPNEEGGVFQHAAKMTTDDEVKQHQIITDAVHQADGKICMQILHAGRYAYSPALVGPSAIQAPINPFTPKELDEAGIEKQIEDYAVCAQLAQKAGYDGVEIMGSEGYFINQFIVAHTNQRTDQWGGSYENRIRLPIEIVRRVRERVGPNFILIYRLSMLDLIEDGSTWEEVVQLAKEIEKAGATLINTGIGWHEARIPTIATSVPRGAFSKVTARLKSEVSIPLITTNRINMPEVAEKILAEGDADMVSMARPFLADAELVQKAAEDRSQEINTCIGCNQACLDHTFSNKLTSCLVNPRACHETELNYVKTANPKNIAVVGAGPAGMAAASVAAERGHKVTLYDSGEEIGGQFNVAKLIPGKEEFYETLRYYGVMLKKYNVDMRLSTRVSAKELIAGGYDEVILATGVQPRMPDIDGIEHPSVISYLDALKKRKPVGKRVAVIGAGGIGFDVSEFITHQGASAALDTDDFMKEWGVDFSGQHRGGVKGVEPQLPEPARQVYLLQRKTSKIGKNLGKTTGWIHRTSLKHREVQMIPGVTYRKIDDEGLHITVTAKRAEQGEDKLLPVDTIIICTGQDPMRELQAELEAANVSTHLIGGADVAAELDAKRAINQGCYLAAEL; encoded by the coding sequence ATGACCGCGACTAATGTCAACGCAGCCGCCACGCCGGGGCTGAGCAAATACCCCCATTTGCTGGAACCGCTGGACCTGGGCTTCACAAAGCTGCGCAACCGCGCGTTGATGGGCTCTATGCACACCGGCCTGGAAGAAGCCAAAAACGGGTTTGAGCGGCTGGCAGCGTTTTACTCTGAACGCGCCCGTGGCGGCGTGGCCCTGATTGTCACCGGCGGTATTGCGCCCAACGAAGAAGGCGGCGTATTCCAGCACGCTGCAAAAATGACTACCGATGACGAAGTCAAACAACACCAGATCATCACCGATGCCGTGCACCAGGCTGATGGCAAAATCTGCATGCAAATCCTGCACGCCGGCCGCTACGCCTACTCACCGGCGTTGGTGGGGCCGTCAGCCATTCAGGCGCCGATCAATCCGTTCACTCCCAAAGAGCTGGACGAAGCCGGTATTGAAAAACAGATCGAAGACTACGCCGTGTGCGCGCAGTTGGCCCAAAAAGCCGGCTATGACGGCGTTGAAATCATGGGTTCTGAAGGCTATTTCATCAATCAGTTTATTGTGGCCCACACCAACCAGCGCACGGATCAGTGGGGCGGTAGCTACGAAAACCGCATTCGCCTGCCGATTGAAATTGTGCGCCGCGTGCGCGAACGGGTAGGGCCCAACTTCATTCTGATTTATCGCCTGTCGATGCTGGATCTGATTGAAGACGGCAGCACCTGGGAAGAAGTGGTGCAACTGGCCAAAGAAATCGAAAAAGCCGGCGCCACCCTGATCAACACCGGCATTGGCTGGCACGAAGCCCGCATACCCACCATTGCGACGTCTGTGCCCCGTGGCGCCTTTTCCAAGGTTACTGCGCGGCTGAAGAGCGAAGTCAGCATTCCGCTGATTACCACCAACCGCATCAACATGCCGGAAGTGGCTGAAAAAATTCTAGCCGAGGGCGACGCCGACATGGTGTCTATGGCGCGGCCTTTCCTGGCCGATGCCGAACTGGTGCAAAAAGCCGCCGAAGATCGCTCCCAGGAAATTAACACCTGCATCGGCTGCAACCAGGCCTGTCTGGATCATACTTTCAGCAACAAGCTGACCAGTTGCCTGGTCAACCCAAGGGCCTGTCACGAAACCGAACTGAATTACGTGAAAACCGCCAACCCGAAAAACATCGCGGTGGTGGGAGCGGGCCCTGCGGGTATGGCGGCCGCGTCGGTGGCTGCCGAGCGTGGCCATAAGGTCACCCTGTATGACTCGGGTGAGGAAATTGGCGGTCAGTTCAACGTTGCCAAACTGATTCCCGGCAAAGAAGAGTTCTACGAAACCTTGCGCTATTACGGCGTTATGTTGAAAAAATATAACGTAGACATGCGCCTGAGCACCCGCGTTAGCGCCAAGGAGCTGATTGCCGGCGGTTATGACGAAGTCATTCTGGCCACCGGCGTTCAGCCGCGCATGCCAGACATCGACGGCATTGAACACCCCAGCGTTATCAGCTATCTGGACGCGCTGAAGAAGCGCAAGCCCGTAGGCAAGCGGGTGGCGGTAATCGGCGCCGGCGGAATCGGTTTTGACGTGTCCGAGTTCATTACCCATCAGGGCGCTTCCGCCGCGCTGGATACTGACGACTTCATGAAAGAGTGGGGTGTAGATTTCAGTGGTCAGCATCGTGGCGGTGTGAAAGGCGTAGAACCCCAACTGCCAGAGCCGGCGCGCCAGGTGTATCTGCTACAGCGTAAAACCTCGAAAATTGGTAAGAACTTGGGTAAGACAACGGGCTGGATTCACCGTACATCACTCAAGCATCGTGAAGTACAGATGATCCCGGGCGTCACCTATCGCAAGATTGACGACGAAGGCCTGCACATCACCGTTACCGCCAAGCGGGCGGAGCAGGGCGAAGACAAGCTGTTGCCGGTGGACACCATCATCATCTGCACAGGTCAGGACCCAATGCGCGAGCTTCAGGCAGAACTGGAAGCTGCCAATGTTTCAACGCATCTGATTGGCGGTGCCGATGTGGCAGCGGAGCTAGACGCCAAACGCGCCATCAACCAGGGCTGCTACCTGGCCGCCGAGCTGTAA
- a CDS encoding NAD(+) kinase: MEQFRNIGVIGRMGSVKVVETLRQLKQYLVANNYQVILEEDTASILPGHGQQVASKRLLGEICDLVIVVGGDGSLLGAARELAKSKIPLLGVNRGRLGFLTDISPSDLEERLSKVLKGEYIVEHRFLLDGHVERNGKPLGFGTALNDVVLHPGKSTRMIGFDLFIDGHFVYAQRSDGLIVATPTGSTAYSLSAGGPIMHPKLDAVVLVPMFPHTLSSRPIVVDGRSEIKLVIGETNEAYPQVSFDGQMNIACAPGDIIRISKKPFKIRLIHPTDHNFYATCRDKLGWASNTTAS, encoded by the coding sequence ATGGAGCAATTTCGCAACATTGGTGTAATTGGCCGCATGGGCAGCGTGAAGGTGGTTGAAACCCTGCGCCAGCTCAAACAATATCTGGTTGCCAATAATTACCAGGTTATTCTGGAAGAAGACACGGCCAGCATACTTCCCGGCCACGGCCAGCAGGTCGCCAGTAAAAGGTTGCTGGGTGAAATTTGCGATCTGGTGATTGTTGTCGGGGGCGACGGCAGCTTGCTGGGTGCTGCCCGTGAACTGGCGAAGTCCAAAATACCCCTGTTGGGCGTTAATCGCGGCCGCCTGGGTTTTCTGACCGATATCTCCCCCAGCGATCTGGAAGAGCGACTGAGCAAAGTGCTTAAGGGCGAATACATTGTTGAGCACCGCTTTCTTCTAGACGGCCACGTAGAGCGCAACGGCAAACCTCTGGGCTTTGGCACGGCGCTGAACGATGTGGTGCTACACCCGGGAAAATCCACCCGCATGATCGGCTTCGACCTGTTTATCGACGGCCACTTTGTTTATGCCCAGCGTTCCGACGGCCTGATTGTCGCCACGCCGACCGGCTCCACAGCTTATTCGTTGTCCGCCGGTGGCCCCATTATGCATCCCAAACTGGATGCCGTTGTGCTGGTGCCTATGTTCCCGCACACCCTCAGTAGCCGCCCCATCGTGGTGGACGGTCGCAGCGAAATAAAACTGGTGATTGGTGAAACAAACGAAGCCTATCCGCAGGTCAGTTTTGACGGCCAGATGAACATTGCCTGCGCGCCGGGCGATATCATTCGTATTAGTAAGAAGCCGTTTAAAATCCGTTTGATTCACCCAACCGATCACAATTTTTACGCCACCTGCCGGGATAAACTTGGCTGGGCCAGCAATACAACAGCGAGTTGA
- a CDS encoding metallophosphoesterase, producing MATLSSNPCRGYDIIGDIHGCSLTLESLLQRMGYTKVKGVYEHKRRQAIFIGDIIDRGPRIREALHLVRDMVERGSARIVMGNHEYNALGYCTRARPGSGNTYLREHIPRHDRLIKETLQQFDAHPGEWKDFLAWFYTIPLFIDDEHFRAVHACWDDGLISRFRQEHPDGCITEDFLHASSVLDSFPGEVMDTLLRGTDLRLPEDVAITGSDGFVRKFFRTKFWADDPHTYADVVFQPDPLPADVAAHVLTPAEHRQLLSYPLDAPPVFVGHYWMDGKPSQLKSNVACVDYSAVKYGKLAAYRMDGERVLSPDKFVWVDVQWPSDIDQRNYPTNEDSLAR from the coding sequence ATGGCCACACTGTCCAGCAATCCCTGCCGCGGCTACGACATTATTGGCGATATTCACGGCTGTTCGCTTACCCTGGAAAGCCTTTTGCAGCGGATGGGCTACACCAAGGTGAAGGGCGTGTACGAGCACAAGCGCCGTCAGGCAATCTTTATCGGCGACATTATCGACCGTGGTCCGCGCATCCGCGAAGCGCTGCACCTGGTGCGTGACATGGTCGAGCGGGGCTCCGCCCGCATTGTGATGGGCAACCACGAGTACAACGCCCTGGGCTACTGCACCCGTGCTCGCCCGGGCAGCGGCAATACCTACCTGCGTGAGCACATACCCCGCCACGACCGCCTGATCAAAGAAACCCTGCAGCAGTTCGATGCCCACCCCGGCGAGTGGAAAGACTTCTTGGCGTGGTTTTACACCATCCCACTGTTTATAGACGACGAACACTTCCGCGCCGTGCACGCGTGCTGGGACGATGGCCTGATTAGCCGCTTCCGCCAGGAACACCCTGACGGCTGTATTACCGAAGATTTTCTACACGCCTCGTCGGTGCTCGATTCTTTCCCCGGCGAAGTGATGGACACCCTGCTGCGCGGCACCGATTTGCGCTTGCCGGAAGATGTCGCGATTACCGGCAGTGACGGATTTGTACGCAAGTTTTTTCGCACCAAGTTCTGGGCAGACGATCCACACACCTACGCCGACGTGGTATTCCAGCCCGACCCCTTGCCTGCAGACGTGGCAGCGCATGTGTTAACGCCGGCTGAACATCGCCAGCTATTGAGCTATCCGCTGGATGCGCCCCCGGTGTTTGTGGGCCATTACTGGATGGACGGCAAACCGTCCCAGCTAAAATCTAATGTGGCCTGTGTTGACTACAGCGCAGTAAAATACGGCAAGCTGGCGGCCTATCGTATGGACGGCGAAAGAGTCTTGTCGCCGGATAAATTCGTATGGGTAGATGTGCAATGGCCTAGCGACATAGACCAACGCAATTACCCCACCAACGAAGACAGTTTGGCACGCTAA
- a CDS encoding rhomboid family intramembrane serine protease has protein sequence MDDQQIKPGRRSPIVNGRWQPSPGHAPVVISLIVIAVVTVWLTSMSSNELAAGLMVVDPRQYEWVSLAERLNALLDTLSKGQIWRLITPDFLHFSWPHIIFNSVMLWFLGSQVEFIDGRTRLLVLALVASLLSNGLQYLVTGPLFGGLSGVVYAIMGYCWLSQRRLPRFQFPPALITFALAWMVLGFTPLPNMLGMGNMANEAHLGGFVAGLLVALVLPPPGRRKA, from the coding sequence ATGGACGATCAACAGATAAAACCCGGCCGCCGTTCACCCATCGTCAACGGCCGTTGGCAGCCGTCGCCCGGTCATGCACCGGTGGTGATCAGTCTCATCGTGATCGCGGTGGTTACGGTGTGGCTAACCTCCATGAGCAGCAACGAACTGGCTGCCGGCTTGATGGTAGTCGACCCTCGCCAGTATGAATGGGTCAGCCTGGCTGAACGCCTGAACGCGTTACTGGATACCCTGTCGAAAGGCCAGATATGGCGCCTGATTACGCCAGATTTTCTGCACTTTAGCTGGCCTCACATCATCTTCAATTCGGTGATGTTGTGGTTCCTGGGCAGTCAAGTCGAGTTTATAGACGGCCGTACCCGGCTGCTGGTGTTGGCGTTGGTGGCCAGCCTGCTGTCGAATGGCCTGCAATACCTGGTCACCGGCCCGCTGTTTGGCGGTTTGTCGGGGGTGGTCTACGCCATTATGGGCTATTGCTGGTTAAGCCAGCGGCGGTTGCCCAGATTCCAGTTCCCGCCGGCGCTGATCACCTTCGCCCTGGCGTGGATGGTCCTGGGCTTTACCCCGCTGCCCAACATGTTGGGCATGGGTAACATGGCCAACGAAGCCCACCTGGGTGGTTTTGTGGCGGGGTTGCTAGTGGCTTTAGTGTTGCCACCGCCGGGCAGGCGAAAAGCATAA
- a CDS encoding DUF1315 family protein — MTYEELIERLDPNVYGSLRQSIELGKWPDGRKVSPEQRSISLEAVIHYENTHNMAEEERTGYIDRGAKAGTDCDPTVRMQKKAAKKAAKNDAVNGSLDGSLDESSDDSDGSEQYTEVKV; from the coding sequence ATGACTTACGAAGAATTGATTGAACGGTTAGATCCGAACGTCTACGGCAGCCTGCGTCAGTCTATTGAACTGGGTAAATGGCCCGATGGCCGCAAAGTCAGCCCGGAGCAGCGCTCCATCAGCCTGGAAGCGGTGATTCACTATGAAAACACCCATAATATGGCGGAAGAAGAGCGCACCGGTTACATAGACCGCGGTGCTAAAGCGGGCACCGACTGCGACCCTACCGTGCGCATGCAGAAAAAAGCCGCCAAAAAAGCCGCTAAAAATGACGCCGTAAATGGTTCTTTAGATGGCTCTTTAGATGAGAGCAGCGACGACAGCGACGGCTCCGAGCAGTACACCGAGGTAAAGGTTTGA
- a CDS encoding DUF2797 domain-containing protein, whose protein sequence is MNQAPVNPVDVSGRLRKMPASVGDPVQYKLRLGDDHVALNELIGQPVSIEFDGIIRCINCDRVTKKSFSQGFCFPCMRKLAACDSCIMSPEKCHFHLGTCREPEWGQANCMVEHVVYLANSSGLKVGITRGTQVPTRWIDQGAVDAIPMLRVATRQLSGFVEVACKAHVADRTNWRTMLKGETTELNLAEERDKLLALVAEELDALRAEHGADSIRAVQEPSLGLSYPVDVWPQKVTSHNLDKTPRVSGVLQGVKGQYLILDTGVINIRKYTGYQVRFCAPANTGDSNA, encoded by the coding sequence TTGAATCAAGCACCCGTAAATCCGGTGGACGTTAGCGGCCGCCTGCGCAAAATGCCCGCCAGTGTCGGCGATCCAGTGCAGTACAAACTGCGCCTGGGCGATGATCATGTCGCATTGAACGAACTGATTGGCCAGCCCGTCAGTATCGAGTTTGACGGCATTATCCGCTGCATTAACTGCGACCGCGTCACCAAAAAAAGCTTCAGCCAAGGTTTCTGCTTTCCCTGCATGCGCAAGTTGGCAGCCTGCGACAGCTGCATCATGAGCCCGGAAAAGTGTCACTTTCACCTGGGCACCTGCCGTGAACCCGAATGGGGGCAGGCCAACTGCATGGTCGAGCACGTGGTCTACCTAGCCAACTCGTCGGGTTTAAAAGTCGGTATCACCCGCGGCACCCAAGTGCCTACCCGCTGGATTGACCAGGGCGCAGTAGACGCCATCCCCATGTTGCGCGTTGCCACCCGCCAGTTGTCCGGTTTCGTGGAAGTGGCCTGCAAAGCACACGTGGCAGATCGCACCAATTGGCGTACCATGTTAAAAGGCGAAACCACCGAGCTGAACCTGGCCGAAGAACGCGACAAACTGCTGGCCCTGGTGGCCGAAGAACTGGACGCCCTGCGCGCAGAACATGGCGCAGACAGCATCCGCGCGGTGCAGGAACCGTCTCTGGGTTTAAGCTATCCGGTAGACGTTTGGCCACAAAAAGTAACATCACACAATCTGGACAAAACACCCCGCGTGTCTGGCGTACTGCAAGGCGTAAAAGGCCAGTACCTGATTCTGGACACGGGCGTGATCAACATTCGCAAATACACCGGTTATCAAGTCCGCTTCTGCGCACCGGCGAACACGGGAGACAGCAATGCCTAG